A single window of bacterium DNA harbors:
- the recC gene encoding exodeoxyribonuclease V subunit gamma has product MARFRVFVSNRLEVLVDCLAEAISEPLPSPLDQEHIVVQSKGMERWLSMRLARRFGIWGNCRYPFPNIIIHDLIQSVVPDLPDSTPFEPGILAWRIAKHLPACSLRPGFESLRNYLGGEEENGSPKQGTGSLKQLQLAGRLANVFDQYTMFRPQWIHDWEDGKESHWQARLWRELTNEASGTHAQSGHKAAILRKFQKTISELSPEEPLPGKAPKRLSIFGIPSLPPLHMEVFSAMSRHIEVNLFLMNPCQEYWFDLASEKDVARVHRKISRKFSEKAIPSAGAIDEESPDTLAASEELHYETGHPLLASLGKLGAHFFDSLLDLPFIEEERRFEDPGEGSLLSCLQSDILFLNDRGSGGGKKKMIAPDDDSIQVHVCHSPMREVEVLYDLLLDLFERKPDLEPRDILVMMPDIESYAPYIGAVFESCQDHPGRKIPYSVADRSARREGQLIEVFLKILGLCGSRFGQTQVLDILEAPPVQRRFGLEGEGIASIHRWVKDTRIRWGKDARGRSRFGVPDFPENTWKSGLDRLLLGYALPGGGERMFAEILPYDGIEGDDAAILGRFLEFTNQLFDQATELEQPRLLAGWVQVFQGVMDRFFRLDEADEAQRQVIQKVFQELKEAQDMADFQDRIGIETIRAWLADRLDHEELGTGFLTGGVTFCTMLPMRSIPHRAVALLGMGDGIFPRTARPPGFDLMARAPQRGDPSKRDEDRYLFLEALLSAREHFLISYVGQSIRDNSQIPPSVVVSELMEAIERGFEHPQGKILDRLIITHRLQAFSPAYFQPQGPLFSYCEENFQALCSHAGNGQKAWSVLNRPFINAPLPELPEEKKTLSLSQLARFLANPARFFLINRLGIRLDEAAVSLNEREPFEVSGLDRYLVEQEMVRKRLRGGNLEEHYPVVRAQGILPPRVMGMMAYQDLCTGVAKFTDKVRQHVHGDEMAPVDVDIELAGFRLTGRIGGIWPGGLIRYRCAKIKARDCLEAWIDHLVLNYLEHDGYPRNSLLIASDEQWVFPPVPDSGKILEAILKLYWQGMQLPLPFFPVTSLDYAKRIMDGQAPGEALQKARLVWEGHDFSPGEKEEPYLRLCFGKAADPLDGEFAVVAQDVYGPLLGCVKDSGQWSVGSKDSGQ; this is encoded by the coding sequence TATCCATGACCTGATCCAGTCAGTCGTGCCTGATCTTCCGGACAGCACGCCCTTCGAACCCGGGATCCTGGCCTGGAGAATCGCCAAACACCTTCCCGCGTGCAGCCTGCGGCCCGGGTTTGAGAGCCTGCGCAATTACCTGGGCGGCGAGGAGGAAAACGGCAGCCCGAAGCAGGGGACCGGCAGTCTGAAGCAGCTCCAGTTGGCCGGGCGACTGGCCAATGTCTTTGACCAATACACGATGTTCCGGCCACAGTGGATACATGACTGGGAGGATGGAAAGGAAAGTCACTGGCAGGCCCGGCTCTGGCGGGAGTTGACGAACGAGGCATCGGGCACTCACGCGCAGTCCGGCCACAAGGCAGCTATCCTGCGAAAGTTTCAAAAAACGATCAGCGAGCTCAGTCCTGAAGAACCCCTGCCCGGCAAAGCTCCCAAGCGCCTCTCCATTTTCGGCATTCCCAGCCTGCCGCCCCTCCACATGGAGGTTTTTTCCGCCATGTCACGCCACATCGAGGTGAATCTGTTTCTTATGAATCCCTGCCAGGAATACTGGTTCGATCTTGCTTCGGAAAAGGATGTGGCCAGGGTGCACCGGAAAATCAGCAGGAAATTCAGCGAAAAGGCCATCCCCTCTGCCGGGGCGATTGACGAGGAGAGCCCCGATACGCTGGCGGCCAGTGAAGAGCTTCATTACGAAACCGGGCATCCGCTCCTTGCCTCCCTGGGAAAGCTGGGCGCGCATTTTTTCGACTCCCTCCTCGATCTTCCCTTTATCGAGGAGGAGCGGCGGTTTGAGGACCCCGGCGAGGGATCGCTCCTTTCCTGCCTTCAATCCGATATCCTCTTCCTGAATGACCGCGGGAGCGGGGGAGGGAAGAAGAAGATGATCGCTCCCGACGATGACTCCATCCAGGTTCATGTCTGCCACAGCCCCATGCGGGAGGTCGAGGTTCTGTACGATCTCCTGCTCGATCTCTTTGAGCGGAAGCCGGACCTTGAGCCACGGGATATCCTGGTCATGATGCCTGATATCGAAAGCTATGCGCCGTATATCGGTGCGGTGTTCGAAAGCTGCCAGGACCATCCGGGCAGGAAAATTCCCTACAGCGTTGCCGACCGAAGTGCCCGGCGGGAAGGGCAGCTCATCGAGGTATTTTTGAAAATCCTTGGCCTGTGCGGGAGCCGCTTCGGTCAGACCCAGGTCCTGGACATTCTGGAAGCGCCTCCGGTTCAACGGCGTTTTGGCCTGGAAGGGGAGGGGATTGCCAGCATCCATCGCTGGGTCAAGGACACCCGCATCCGATGGGGAAAGGATGCCAGGGGCAGAAGCCGCTTCGGGGTGCCGGATTTTCCGGAAAATACCTGGAAATCGGGGCTCGATCGGCTTCTTCTCGGCTATGCCCTGCCCGGCGGAGGAGAGCGGATGTTTGCTGAAATCCTCCCCTATGACGGCATCGAGGGAGATGATGCAGCTATTCTGGGACGGTTTCTCGAATTCACCAACCAGCTCTTCGACCAGGCGACTGAGCTGGAACAGCCCCGGCTTCTTGCCGGGTGGGTGCAGGTCTTCCAGGGCGTCATGGACCGGTTTTTCAGGCTCGATGAGGCCGATGAAGCCCAGCGGCAGGTGATCCAGAAGGTTTTCCAGGAGCTGAAAGAAGCCCAGGATATGGCTGATTTTCAGGACAGGATCGGCATCGAGACTATCCGCGCCTGGCTGGCCGACCGTCTGGACCATGAGGAGCTGGGAACAGGGTTTCTCACCGGCGGAGTCACTTTTTGCACCATGCTCCCCATGCGCAGCATTCCCCACCGGGCAGTGGCCCTTTTGGGCATGGGAGACGGCATCTTTCCCCGGACAGCACGGCCCCCGGGATTTGACCTCATGGCCAGGGCACCGCAGCGGGGTGATCCCTCGAAGCGGGACGAGGACCGCTACCTGTTTCTGGAGGCGCTGCTCAGCGCCAGAGAGCATTTTCTGATCAGCTATGTCGGCCAGAGCATCAGGGATAACAGCCAGATTCCTCCATCAGTGGTTGTCAGCGAACTGATGGAGGCCATCGAGCGGGGATTTGAGCACCCTCAGGGAAAAATCCTCGACCGGCTGATCATTACCCACCGCCTTCAGGCCTTCAGCCCGGCCTATTTCCAGCCCCAGGGTCCGCTTTTCAGCTACTGCGAGGAAAACTTCCAGGCCCTGTGCAGTCATGCCGGGAATGGCCAAAAGGCATGGTCAGTCCTGAATAGGCCTTTTATCAATGCCCCTCTTCCTGAGCTGCCTGAAGAGAAAAAAACACTCAGCCTCAGTCAACTGGCCCGGTTTCTGGCTAATCCGGCCCGGTTTTTCCTGATCAACCGGCTGGGAATCAGGCTCGATGAGGCCGCTGTTTCCCTGAATGAGCGGGAACCTTTTGAGGTTTCCGGCCTCGACAGGTATCTGGTCGAGCAGGAGATGGTACGAAAAAGGCTCCGGGGAGGAAACCTGGAGGAGCATTATCCCGTGGTCCGGGCACAGGGCATTCTGCCGCCCAGGGTCATGGGCATGATGGCCTACCAGGACCTGTGCACCGGGGTAGCGAAGTTTACCGACAAAGTCCGGCAGCATGTTCACGGGGATGAGATGGCCCCTGTGGATGTGGACATCGAGCTTGCAGGATTCCGGCTGACCGGCAGGATAGGCGGCATCTGGCCAGGAGGGCTGATCCGCTACCGGTGCGCCAAGATAAAGGCCAGAGACTGCCTGGAAGCCTGGATCGATCATCTGGTGCTCAATTACCTTGAGCATGACGGATACCCCAGGAACAGCCTGCTTATCGCCAGTGATGAGCAGTGGGTCTTCCCTCCCGTCCCGGACAGCGGAAAAATCCTGGAGGCTATCCTCAAGCTCTACTGGCAGGGAATGCAGCTCCCGCTTCCCTTTTTCCCCGTCACCTCCCTTGATTATGCCAAAAGGATCATGGACGGCCAGGCCCCCGGGGAAGCTCTGCAGAAGGCCAGGCTTGTATGGGAGGGACATGACTTTAGTCCGGGCGAGAAAGAAGAGCCCTATCTTCGTTTGTGCTTCGGCAAAGCCGCCGATCCCCTGGACGGGGAGTTTGCAGTTGTGGCCCAGGATGTCTATGGGCCGCTGCTTGGCTGTGTTAAAGACAGTGGTCAGTGGTCAGTAGGCAGTAAAGACAGTGGTCAGTAG